From Caretta caretta isolate rCarCar2 chromosome 14, rCarCar1.hap1, whole genome shotgun sequence, the proteins below share one genomic window:
- the LOC142069206 gene encoding uncharacterized protein LOC142069206 — translation MHPKPKWRMLQPQEGQQETIEPARSSLLKKCSHSLYVSRILHQDKVHMSGKTRKPMKSFVSDLYSWVSTEAEQLRLKSQLPAIGSSQIQATLELVMPEQLAKHSAVPICRQSS, via the coding sequence ATGCACCCAAAGCCCAAGTGGAGGATGCTCCAGCCTCAGGAAGGGCAGCAGGAGACAATAGAGCCAGCAAGGAGCAGCCTGTTGAAGAAATGCTCCCACTCCCTGTATGTCTCCAGAATCCTGCACCAGGACAAGGTGCACATGTCAGGCAAGACCAGAAAACCGATGAAATCCTTTGTGAGTGACCTCTACAGCTGGGTGTCCACAGAGGCCGAGCAGCTGAGGCTGAAAAGCCAACTCCCCGCCATTGGGTCATCGCAGATTCAAGCCACTCTGGAGCTGGTGATGCCGGAGCAGCTGGCCAAGCACTCCGCTGTTCCCATCTGCAGGCAGTCCTCCTAG
- the LOC125629144 gene encoding uncharacterized protein LOC125629144 isoform X2, whose amino-acid sequence MRKPGKATGLLIDNSNVSSQMEQGEEPWVPDIQGCEEQEISGDRTVSENKEETPQQEGPEQVEPPGMLLGRAEGDISQSREQGEACESQRRLEKHQKNQPGKGEGKPTCCGEGLEKPEDFSACQREGKGGENGDTHTVSWKSCRQSSELSVQQTIHPGQRPNKCADCEKSFTQKSALVRHQRLHTGEKPYKCSDCGKSFSVSSHLITHQRLHTGERPYKCLDCGKSFSESSNFIHHRRIHTGERPYKCLDCGKCFSNNSDLTRHHRTHTGERPYECPDCRKSFSVRSHLARHQRVHAKEEELESSPLLAHQRLPSDEKLYKCPDRWRRFRDSRGLATHQRIHTGQKCYQYSDCGKSFGVSSALSEHQRIHADEKPSVCPDCGKCFLQSSGLLLHQISHAGGKPYTCEECGKHFTQRSNLQAHLKHHTAEKPHKCTQCGKSFVKRSILARHQITHTDLKPFKCSTCSKSFTQLSSLTRHERVHEAEMLSEPPDWMAEMNHTFIDSSGRAWNWAREYPAAQLWGEEAAITSPKLISDPQLTPGLANPRQGRGDLSQPLLSAADLSAKPPSSSASCQDSAGRENVSISLD is encoded by the exons ATGAGAAAGCCAGGAAAGGCCACAG GATTACTCATTGACAACTCCAATGTGAGCTCTCAgatggaacaaggggaagagccatgggtcccAGATATCCAGGGCTGTGAAGAACAGGAGATTTCAG GTGACAGGACGGTGAGTGAGAACAAGGAGGAGACCCCTCAGCAGGAAGGTCCCGAGCAAGTGGAACCGCCTGGGATGTTATTGGGAAGAGCTGAAGGGGATATTTCCCAGAGTCGTGAGCAGGGagaagcctgtgagagtcagcgcAGGCTGGAGAAGCATCAGAAAAACcagccagggaagggagagggaaaacCCACTTGCTGTGGAGAAGGACTCGAGAAACCAGAAGACTTCTCGGCCTGtcagagagaagggaaaggaggTGAAAATGGAGATACACACACTGTGTCTTGGAAAAGCTGTAGACAGAGTTCAGAACTTAGTGTTCAGCAGACCATCCACCCCGGACAGAGGCCCAATAAATGTGCCGACTGTGAGAAAAGTTTTACCCAGAAATCAGCCCTTGTTAGACACCAAAGGCTGCACACGGGAGAGAAGCCCTACAAATGCAGtgactgtgggaagagcttcagcgTGAGCTCACACCTGATCACCCACCAGAGActgcacacgggagagagaccctacaagtgcctggactgtgggaaaagcttcagcgaGAGCTCAAACTTTATTCACcatcggagaatccacacaggagagagaccctataaatgcctggactgtgggaaaTGCTTCAGTAACAACTCAGACCTCACGAGGCACCACCGGACCCACACGGGAGAGAGGCCTTATGAGTGCCCGGACTGCAGGAAGAGCTTCAGCGTGAGGTCCCATTTAGCTAGACACCAGCGCGTGCATgcaaaggaggaggagctggaaagCTCCCCCCTTCTTGCACATCAGAGACTCCCGTCGGACGAGAAGCTCTACAAATGCCCTGACCGCTGGAGAAGGTTCAGGGACAGCAGAGGCCTTgccacacatcagagaatccacacagggcaGAAATGCTACCAGTACTCCGACTGCGGGAAAAGTTTTGGGGTGAGCTCAGCTCTTTCTGAGCACCAGAGAATCCATGCAGATGAGAAACCCAGCGTCTGCCCGGATTGTGGGAAATGCTTTCTTCAGAGCTCAGGGCTGCTCCTCCACCAGATTAGCCATGCAGGGGGGAAGCCCTACACATGTGAAGAGTGTGGTAAACACTTCACTCAGAGATCAAATCTCCAGGCGCACCTCAAACATCACACAGCCGAGAAGCCCCATAAATGCACCCAGTGTGGGAAGAGCTTTGTCAAGCGCTCCATCCTGGCTAGGCACCAGATCACCCACACGGACCTGAAACCATTTAAATGCTCCACGTGCAGCAAAAGCTTCACTCAGCTCTCCAGCCTCACGAGGCATGAGAGGGTCCATGAGGCAGAGATGCTCTCCGAGCCCCCCGACTGGATGGCAGAAATGAACCATACATTCATTGATTCCAGTGGGCGGGCGTGGAACTGGGCTCGAGAGTACCCGGCTGCCCAGCTGTGGGGTGAGGAGGCAGCCATAACCAGCCCCAAACTGATCAGTGACCCTCAGCTTACGCCTGGTCTGGCAAaccccaggcagggcaggggagaccTCAGCCAGCCCCTTTTAAGTGCTGCTGACCTGTCTGCCAAGCCACCAAGCTCCTCTGCCTCCTGCCAGGACAGTGCAGGGAGGGAGAATGTCTCCATCTCCCTGGACTGA
- the LOC125629144 gene encoding uncharacterized protein LOC125629144 isoform X4 yields MEQGEEPWVPDIQGCEEQEISGDRTVSENKEETPQQEGPEQVEPPGMLLGRAEGDISQSREQGEACESQRRLEKHQKNQPGKGEGKPTCCGEGLEKPEDFSACQREGKGGENGDTHTVSWKSCRQSSELSVQQTIHPGQRPNKCADCEKSFTQKSALVRHQRLHTGEKPYKCSDCGKSFSVSSHLITHQRLHTGERPYKCLDCGKSFSESSNFIHHRRIHTGERPYKCLDCGKCFSNNSDLTRHHRTHTGERPYECPDCRKSFSVRSHLARHQRVHAKEEELESSPLLAHQRLPSDEKLYKCPDRWRRFRDSRGLATHQRIHTGQKCYQYSDCGKSFGVSSALSEHQRIHADEKPSVCPDCGKCFLQSSGLLLHQISHAGGKPYTCEECGKHFTQRSNLQAHLKHHTAEKPHKCTQCGKSFVKRSILARHQITHTDLKPFKCSTCSKSFTQLSSLTRHERVHEAEMLSEPPDWMAEMNHTFIDSSGRAWNWAREYPAAQLWGEEAAITSPKLISDPQLTPGLANPRQGRGDLSQPLLSAADLSAKPPSSSASCQDSAGRENVSISLD; encoded by the exons atggaacaaggggaagagccatgggtcccAGATATCCAGGGCTGTGAAGAACAGGAGATTTCAG GTGACAGGACGGTGAGTGAGAACAAGGAGGAGACCCCTCAGCAGGAAGGTCCCGAGCAAGTGGAACCGCCTGGGATGTTATTGGGAAGAGCTGAAGGGGATATTTCCCAGAGTCGTGAGCAGGGagaagcctgtgagagtcagcgcAGGCTGGAGAAGCATCAGAAAAACcagccagggaagggagagggaaaacCCACTTGCTGTGGAGAAGGACTCGAGAAACCAGAAGACTTCTCGGCCTGtcagagagaagggaaaggaggTGAAAATGGAGATACACACACTGTGTCTTGGAAAAGCTGTAGACAGAGTTCAGAACTTAGTGTTCAGCAGACCATCCACCCCGGACAGAGGCCCAATAAATGTGCCGACTGTGAGAAAAGTTTTACCCAGAAATCAGCCCTTGTTAGACACCAAAGGCTGCACACGGGAGAGAAGCCCTACAAATGCAGtgactgtgggaagagcttcagcgTGAGCTCACACCTGATCACCCACCAGAGActgcacacgggagagagaccctacaagtgcctggactgtgggaaaagcttcagcgaGAGCTCAAACTTTATTCACcatcggagaatccacacaggagagagaccctataaatgcctggactgtgggaaaTGCTTCAGTAACAACTCAGACCTCACGAGGCACCACCGGACCCACACGGGAGAGAGGCCTTATGAGTGCCCGGACTGCAGGAAGAGCTTCAGCGTGAGGTCCCATTTAGCTAGACACCAGCGCGTGCATgcaaaggaggaggagctggaaagCTCCCCCCTTCTTGCACATCAGAGACTCCCGTCGGACGAGAAGCTCTACAAATGCCCTGACCGCTGGAGAAGGTTCAGGGACAGCAGAGGCCTTgccacacatcagagaatccacacagggcaGAAATGCTACCAGTACTCCGACTGCGGGAAAAGTTTTGGGGTGAGCTCAGCTCTTTCTGAGCACCAGAGAATCCATGCAGATGAGAAACCCAGCGTCTGCCCGGATTGTGGGAAATGCTTTCTTCAGAGCTCAGGGCTGCTCCTCCACCAGATTAGCCATGCAGGGGGGAAGCCCTACACATGTGAAGAGTGTGGTAAACACTTCACTCAGAGATCAAATCTCCAGGCGCACCTCAAACATCACACAGCCGAGAAGCCCCATAAATGCACCCAGTGTGGGAAGAGCTTTGTCAAGCGCTCCATCCTGGCTAGGCACCAGATCACCCACACGGACCTGAAACCATTTAAATGCTCCACGTGCAGCAAAAGCTTCACTCAGCTCTCCAGCCTCACGAGGCATGAGAGGGTCCATGAGGCAGAGATGCTCTCCGAGCCCCCCGACTGGATGGCAGAAATGAACCATACATTCATTGATTCCAGTGGGCGGGCGTGGAACTGGGCTCGAGAGTACCCGGCTGCCCAGCTGTGGGGTGAGGAGGCAGCCATAACCAGCCCCAAACTGATCAGTGACCCTCAGCTTACGCCTGGTCTGGCAAaccccaggcagggcaggggagaccTCAGCCAGCCCCTTTTAAGTGCTGCTGACCTGTCTGCCAAGCCACCAAGCTCCTCTGCCTCCTGCCAGGACAGTGCAGGGAGGGAGAATGTCTCCATCTCCCTGGACTGA
- the LOC125629144 gene encoding uncharacterized protein LOC125629144 isoform X1, whose translation MRKPGKATGLLIDNSNVSSQMEQGEEPWVPDIQGCEEQEISAGDRTVSENKEETPQQEGPEQVEPPGMLLGRAEGDISQSREQGEACESQRRLEKHQKNQPGKGEGKPTCCGEGLEKPEDFSACQREGKGGENGDTHTVSWKSCRQSSELSVQQTIHPGQRPNKCADCEKSFTQKSALVRHQRLHTGEKPYKCSDCGKSFSVSSHLITHQRLHTGERPYKCLDCGKSFSESSNFIHHRRIHTGERPYKCLDCGKCFSNNSDLTRHHRTHTGERPYECPDCRKSFSVRSHLARHQRVHAKEEELESSPLLAHQRLPSDEKLYKCPDRWRRFRDSRGLATHQRIHTGQKCYQYSDCGKSFGVSSALSEHQRIHADEKPSVCPDCGKCFLQSSGLLLHQISHAGGKPYTCEECGKHFTQRSNLQAHLKHHTAEKPHKCTQCGKSFVKRSILARHQITHTDLKPFKCSTCSKSFTQLSSLTRHERVHEAEMLSEPPDWMAEMNHTFIDSSGRAWNWAREYPAAQLWGEEAAITSPKLISDPQLTPGLANPRQGRGDLSQPLLSAADLSAKPPSSSASCQDSAGRENVSISLD comes from the exons ATGAGAAAGCCAGGAAAGGCCACAG GATTACTCATTGACAACTCCAATGTGAGCTCTCAgatggaacaaggggaagagccatgggtcccAGATATCCAGGGCTGTGAAGAACAGGAGATTTCAG CAGGTGACAGGACGGTGAGTGAGAACAAGGAGGAGACCCCTCAGCAGGAAGGTCCCGAGCAAGTGGAACCGCCTGGGATGTTATTGGGAAGAGCTGAAGGGGATATTTCCCAGAGTCGTGAGCAGGGagaagcctgtgagagtcagcgcAGGCTGGAGAAGCATCAGAAAAACcagccagggaagggagagggaaaacCCACTTGCTGTGGAGAAGGACTCGAGAAACCAGAAGACTTCTCGGCCTGtcagagagaagggaaaggaggTGAAAATGGAGATACACACACTGTGTCTTGGAAAAGCTGTAGACAGAGTTCAGAACTTAGTGTTCAGCAGACCATCCACCCCGGACAGAGGCCCAATAAATGTGCCGACTGTGAGAAAAGTTTTACCCAGAAATCAGCCCTTGTTAGACACCAAAGGCTGCACACGGGAGAGAAGCCCTACAAATGCAGtgactgtgggaagagcttcagcgTGAGCTCACACCTGATCACCCACCAGAGActgcacacgggagagagaccctacaagtgcctggactgtgggaaaagcttcagcgaGAGCTCAAACTTTATTCACcatcggagaatccacacaggagagagaccctataaatgcctggactgtgggaaaTGCTTCAGTAACAACTCAGACCTCACGAGGCACCACCGGACCCACACGGGAGAGAGGCCTTATGAGTGCCCGGACTGCAGGAAGAGCTTCAGCGTGAGGTCCCATTTAGCTAGACACCAGCGCGTGCATgcaaaggaggaggagctggaaagCTCCCCCCTTCTTGCACATCAGAGACTCCCGTCGGACGAGAAGCTCTACAAATGCCCTGACCGCTGGAGAAGGTTCAGGGACAGCAGAGGCCTTgccacacatcagagaatccacacagggcaGAAATGCTACCAGTACTCCGACTGCGGGAAAAGTTTTGGGGTGAGCTCAGCTCTTTCTGAGCACCAGAGAATCCATGCAGATGAGAAACCCAGCGTCTGCCCGGATTGTGGGAAATGCTTTCTTCAGAGCTCAGGGCTGCTCCTCCACCAGATTAGCCATGCAGGGGGGAAGCCCTACACATGTGAAGAGTGTGGTAAACACTTCACTCAGAGATCAAATCTCCAGGCGCACCTCAAACATCACACAGCCGAGAAGCCCCATAAATGCACCCAGTGTGGGAAGAGCTTTGTCAAGCGCTCCATCCTGGCTAGGCACCAGATCACCCACACGGACCTGAAACCATTTAAATGCTCCACGTGCAGCAAAAGCTTCACTCAGCTCTCCAGCCTCACGAGGCATGAGAGGGTCCATGAGGCAGAGATGCTCTCCGAGCCCCCCGACTGGATGGCAGAAATGAACCATACATTCATTGATTCCAGTGGGCGGGCGTGGAACTGGGCTCGAGAGTACCCGGCTGCCCAGCTGTGGGGTGAGGAGGCAGCCATAACCAGCCCCAAACTGATCAGTGACCCTCAGCTTACGCCTGGTCTGGCAAaccccaggcagggcaggggagaccTCAGCCAGCCCCTTTTAAGTGCTGCTGACCTGTCTGCCAAGCCACCAAGCTCCTCTGCCTCCTGCCAGGACAGTGCAGGGAGGGAGAATGTCTCCATCTCCCTGGACTGA
- the LOC125629144 gene encoding uncharacterized protein LOC125629144 isoform X3 — MEQGEEPWVPDIQGCEEQEISAGDRTVSENKEETPQQEGPEQVEPPGMLLGRAEGDISQSREQGEACESQRRLEKHQKNQPGKGEGKPTCCGEGLEKPEDFSACQREGKGGENGDTHTVSWKSCRQSSELSVQQTIHPGQRPNKCADCEKSFTQKSALVRHQRLHTGEKPYKCSDCGKSFSVSSHLITHQRLHTGERPYKCLDCGKSFSESSNFIHHRRIHTGERPYKCLDCGKCFSNNSDLTRHHRTHTGERPYECPDCRKSFSVRSHLARHQRVHAKEEELESSPLLAHQRLPSDEKLYKCPDRWRRFRDSRGLATHQRIHTGQKCYQYSDCGKSFGVSSALSEHQRIHADEKPSVCPDCGKCFLQSSGLLLHQISHAGGKPYTCEECGKHFTQRSNLQAHLKHHTAEKPHKCTQCGKSFVKRSILARHQITHTDLKPFKCSTCSKSFTQLSSLTRHERVHEAEMLSEPPDWMAEMNHTFIDSSGRAWNWAREYPAAQLWGEEAAITSPKLISDPQLTPGLANPRQGRGDLSQPLLSAADLSAKPPSSSASCQDSAGRENVSISLD, encoded by the exons atggaacaaggggaagagccatgggtcccAGATATCCAGGGCTGTGAAGAACAGGAGATTTCAG CAGGTGACAGGACGGTGAGTGAGAACAAGGAGGAGACCCCTCAGCAGGAAGGTCCCGAGCAAGTGGAACCGCCTGGGATGTTATTGGGAAGAGCTGAAGGGGATATTTCCCAGAGTCGTGAGCAGGGagaagcctgtgagagtcagcgcAGGCTGGAGAAGCATCAGAAAAACcagccagggaagggagagggaaaacCCACTTGCTGTGGAGAAGGACTCGAGAAACCAGAAGACTTCTCGGCCTGtcagagagaagggaaaggaggTGAAAATGGAGATACACACACTGTGTCTTGGAAAAGCTGTAGACAGAGTTCAGAACTTAGTGTTCAGCAGACCATCCACCCCGGACAGAGGCCCAATAAATGTGCCGACTGTGAGAAAAGTTTTACCCAGAAATCAGCCCTTGTTAGACACCAAAGGCTGCACACGGGAGAGAAGCCCTACAAATGCAGtgactgtgggaagagcttcagcgTGAGCTCACACCTGATCACCCACCAGAGActgcacacgggagagagaccctacaagtgcctggactgtgggaaaagcttcagcgaGAGCTCAAACTTTATTCACcatcggagaatccacacaggagagagaccctataaatgcctggactgtgggaaaTGCTTCAGTAACAACTCAGACCTCACGAGGCACCACCGGACCCACACGGGAGAGAGGCCTTATGAGTGCCCGGACTGCAGGAAGAGCTTCAGCGTGAGGTCCCATTTAGCTAGACACCAGCGCGTGCATgcaaaggaggaggagctggaaagCTCCCCCCTTCTTGCACATCAGAGACTCCCGTCGGACGAGAAGCTCTACAAATGCCCTGACCGCTGGAGAAGGTTCAGGGACAGCAGAGGCCTTgccacacatcagagaatccacacagggcaGAAATGCTACCAGTACTCCGACTGCGGGAAAAGTTTTGGGGTGAGCTCAGCTCTTTCTGAGCACCAGAGAATCCATGCAGATGAGAAACCCAGCGTCTGCCCGGATTGTGGGAAATGCTTTCTTCAGAGCTCAGGGCTGCTCCTCCACCAGATTAGCCATGCAGGGGGGAAGCCCTACACATGTGAAGAGTGTGGTAAACACTTCACTCAGAGATCAAATCTCCAGGCGCACCTCAAACATCACACAGCCGAGAAGCCCCATAAATGCACCCAGTGTGGGAAGAGCTTTGTCAAGCGCTCCATCCTGGCTAGGCACCAGATCACCCACACGGACCTGAAACCATTTAAATGCTCCACGTGCAGCAAAAGCTTCACTCAGCTCTCCAGCCTCACGAGGCATGAGAGGGTCCATGAGGCAGAGATGCTCTCCGAGCCCCCCGACTGGATGGCAGAAATGAACCATACATTCATTGATTCCAGTGGGCGGGCGTGGAACTGGGCTCGAGAGTACCCGGCTGCCCAGCTGTGGGGTGAGGAGGCAGCCATAACCAGCCCCAAACTGATCAGTGACCCTCAGCTTACGCCTGGTCTGGCAAaccccaggcagggcaggggagaccTCAGCCAGCCCCTTTTAAGTGCTGCTGACCTGTCTGCCAAGCCACCAAGCTCCTCTGCCTCCTGCCAGGACAGTGCAGGGAGGGAGAATGTCTCCATCTCCCTGGACTGA